A single Pygocentrus nattereri isolate fPygNat1 chromosome 28, fPygNat1.pri, whole genome shotgun sequence DNA region contains:
- the LOC108425053 gene encoding retinal Mueller cells isomerohydrolase isoform X1, translated as MVSCIEHPAGGYKRIFESCEELAEPIPAHVTGVIPAWLNGSLLRLGPGLFEIGDEPFYHLFDGQALMHKFDLKNGKVTYYRRFLRTDAYVRAMTEKRIVITEFGTTAYPDPCKNIFSRFFTYFQGIEVTDNCLVNVYPIGEDFYACTETNFITKVNPDTLETVKKVDLCNYLSINGATAHPHIEQDGTVYNIGNCFGKNMSLAYNIIKIPPAQKGKSDPIEKSKVVVQFPSSERFKPSYVHSFGKTENYFVFIETPIKINLLKFLSLWSIMGTNYMDCFETNDKMGTWFHLATKHPGEYIDYKFRTSTFSVFHHINCYEDQGFIVVDLCTWKGYDFVYNYLYLANLKQNWEEVKKAAMRAPQPEVRRYVLPLDIYREEPGKNLISLSYTTATAVLRSDGTIWLEPEVLFSAPRQAFEFPQINYSKYSGKDYTFAYGLGLNHFIPDRICKLNVKSKETWVWDKPDSYPSEPLFVQNPDAQNEDDGVLLTIVVNPGASKHPAYLLILNARDLTEIARAEVDVIIPVTLHGMYKA; from the exons ATGGTCAGCTG CATTGAGCATCCTGCTGGTGGCTATAAGAGGATCTTTGAGTCGTGTGAAGAGTTAGCTGAGCCCATCCCTGCCCATGTTACTG GTGTTATTCCAGCATGGCTGAATGGTAGTCTGCTTCGTCTGGGACCTGGGCTCTTTGAGATTGGAGATGAACCTTTTTACCATCTTTTTGATGGCCAGGCACTCATGCACAAGTTTGACTTGAAGAATGGGAAAGTCACTTATTATCGCAG GTTTCTCAGAACAGATGCTTATGTACGAGCTATGACAGAGAAAAGGATTGTGATCACTGAATTTGGCACTACAGCCTACCCAGATCCCTGCAAAAACATCTTCTCCAG GTTTTTCACTTACTTCCAAGGCATTGAAGTAACTGACAACTGCCTAGTCAATGTGTACCCTATTGGTGAGGACTTCTATGCCTGCACAGAAACCAACTTTATTACCAAAGTCAATCCAGACACTCTGGAAACAGTAAAGAAG GTGGACTTGTGCAATTATCTCTCAATCAATGGTGCAACTGCACACCCACACATCGAACAAGATGGCACTGTGTACAACATTGGAAACTGTTTTGGAAAGAACATGTCATTGGCCTACAACATCATCAAAATCCCTCCAGCACAGAAAG GCAAATCTGATCCCATTGAGAAGTCCAAAGTTGTGGTGCAGTTCCCCAGCAGTGAGAGATTCAAGCCATCTTATGTTCACAG CTTTGGTAAGACAGAGAATTACTTTGTGTTCATCGAGACCCCAATAAAGATTAACCTCTTGAAATTCCTGAGTTTGTGGAGCATCATGGGGACAAATTACATGGACTGCTTTGAGACAAATGACAAGATGGGA ACATGGTTTCACTTGGCCACCAAACATCCTGGAGAATATATTGACTACAAATTCAGGACATCTACCTTCAGCGTCTTTCATCACATAAACTGCTATGAAGACCAGGGTTTCATAGTGGTGGACCTGTGCACCTGGAAAGG GTATGACTTTGTGTATAACTACTTGTACCTGGCAAACCTGAAGCAGAACTGGGAAGAGGTGAAGAAAGCTGCCATGAGAGCACCACAGCCAGAAGTACGAAGATATGTGCTTCCTCTGGATATCTACCGA GAAGAGCCAGGAAAGAACTTGATCTCGCTGTCATACACCACAGCCACCGCTGTCTTGCGCAGTGATGGGACTATCTGGCTTGAACCTGAGGTTCTATTCTCAGCACCACGGCAAG CTTTTGAGTTTCCTCAGATCAActacagtaaatacagtggGAAAGATTATACATTTGCTTATGGACTTGGACTAAACCACTTCATTCCTGATCGA ATTTGTAAGCTGAATGTGAAAAGCAAGGAAACCTGGGTTTGGGACAAACCGGACTCATATCCATCTGAGCCTCTGTTCGTGCAAAATCCAGATGCTCAAAATGAGGATGATG GTGTTCTCCTGACCATTGTGGTAAATCCAGGGGCTTCCAAGCATCCAGCCTACCTCCTAATACTCAACGCCAGAGATTTAACTGAAATAGCACGTGCTGAGGTTGATGTTATCATTCCAGTCACTTTGCATGGCATGTACAAAGCATAG
- the LOC108425053 gene encoding retinal Mueller cells isomerohydrolase isoform X2, whose protein sequence is MVSCIEHPAGGYKRIFESCEELAEPIPAHVTGVIPAWLNGSLLRLGPGLFEIGDEPFYHLFDGQALMHKFDLKNGKVTYYRRFLRTDAYVRAMTEKRIVITEFGTTAYPDPCKNIFSRFFTYFQGIEVTDNCLVNVYPIGEDFYACTETNFITKVNPDTLETVKKVDLCNYLSINGATAHPHIEQDGTVYNIGNCFGKNMSLAYNIIKIPPAQKGKSDPIEKSKVVVQFPSSERFKPSYVHSLFGTSSAFVLSVQTWFHLATKHPGEYIDYKFRTSTFSVFHHINCYEDQGFIVVDLCTWKGYDFVYNYLYLANLKQNWEEVKKAAMRAPQPEVRRYVLPLDIYREEPGKNLISLSYTTATAVLRSDGTIWLEPEVLFSAPRQAFEFPQINYSKYSGKDYTFAYGLGLNHFIPDRICKLNVKSKETWVWDKPDSYPSEPLFVQNPDAQNEDDGVLLTIVVNPGASKHPAYLLILNARDLTEIARAEVDVIIPVTLHGMYKA, encoded by the exons ATGGTCAGCTG CATTGAGCATCCTGCTGGTGGCTATAAGAGGATCTTTGAGTCGTGTGAAGAGTTAGCTGAGCCCATCCCTGCCCATGTTACTG GTGTTATTCCAGCATGGCTGAATGGTAGTCTGCTTCGTCTGGGACCTGGGCTCTTTGAGATTGGAGATGAACCTTTTTACCATCTTTTTGATGGCCAGGCACTCATGCACAAGTTTGACTTGAAGAATGGGAAAGTCACTTATTATCGCAG GTTTCTCAGAACAGATGCTTATGTACGAGCTATGACAGAGAAAAGGATTGTGATCACTGAATTTGGCACTACAGCCTACCCAGATCCCTGCAAAAACATCTTCTCCAG GTTTTTCACTTACTTCCAAGGCATTGAAGTAACTGACAACTGCCTAGTCAATGTGTACCCTATTGGTGAGGACTTCTATGCCTGCACAGAAACCAACTTTATTACCAAAGTCAATCCAGACACTCTGGAAACAGTAAAGAAG GTGGACTTGTGCAATTATCTCTCAATCAATGGTGCAACTGCACACCCACACATCGAACAAGATGGCACTGTGTACAACATTGGAAACTGTTTTGGAAAGAACATGTCATTGGCCTACAACATCATCAAAATCCCTCCAGCACAGAAAG GCAAATCTGATCCCATTGAGAAGTCCAAAGTTGTGGTGCAGTTCCCCAGCAGTGAGAGATTCAAGCCATCTTATGTTCACAG TTTGTTTGGGACATCCAGTGCATTTGTGCTCTCTGTCCAGACATGGTTTCACTTGGCCACCAAACATCCTGGAGAATATATTGACTACAAATTCAGGACATCTACCTTCAGCGTCTTTCATCACATAAACTGCTATGAAGACCAGGGTTTCATAGTGGTGGACCTGTGCACCTGGAAAGG GTATGACTTTGTGTATAACTACTTGTACCTGGCAAACCTGAAGCAGAACTGGGAAGAGGTGAAGAAAGCTGCCATGAGAGCACCACAGCCAGAAGTACGAAGATATGTGCTTCCTCTGGATATCTACCGA GAAGAGCCAGGAAAGAACTTGATCTCGCTGTCATACACCACAGCCACCGCTGTCTTGCGCAGTGATGGGACTATCTGGCTTGAACCTGAGGTTCTATTCTCAGCACCACGGCAAG CTTTTGAGTTTCCTCAGATCAActacagtaaatacagtggGAAAGATTATACATTTGCTTATGGACTTGGACTAAACCACTTCATTCCTGATCGA ATTTGTAAGCTGAATGTGAAAAGCAAGGAAACCTGGGTTTGGGACAAACCGGACTCATATCCATCTGAGCCTCTGTTCGTGCAAAATCCAGATGCTCAAAATGAGGATGATG GTGTTCTCCTGACCATTGTGGTAAATCCAGGGGCTTCCAAGCATCCAGCCTACCTCCTAATACTCAACGCCAGAGATTTAACTGAAATAGCACGTGCTGAGGTTGATGTTATCATTCCAGTCACTTTGCATGGCATGTACAAAGCATAG
- the LOC108425053 gene encoding retinal Mueller cells isomerohydrolase isoform X3, with the protein MHKFDLKNGKVTYYRRFLRTDAYVRAMTEKRIVITEFGTTAYPDPCKNIFSRFFTYFQGIEVTDNCLVNVYPIGEDFYACTETNFITKVNPDTLETVKKVDLCNYLSINGATAHPHIEQDGTVYNIGNCFGKNMSLAYNIIKIPPAQKGKSDPIEKSKVVVQFPSSERFKPSYVHSFGKTENYFVFIETPIKINLLKFLSLWSIMGTNYMDCFETNDKMGTWFHLATKHPGEYIDYKFRTSTFSVFHHINCYEDQGFIVVDLCTWKGYDFVYNYLYLANLKQNWEEVKKAAMRAPQPEVRRYVLPLDIYREEPGKNLISLSYTTATAVLRSDGTIWLEPEVLFSAPRQAFEFPQINYSKYSGKDYTFAYGLGLNHFIPDRICKLNVKSKETWVWDKPDSYPSEPLFVQNPDAQNEDDGVLLTIVVNPGASKHPAYLLILNARDLTEIARAEVDVIIPVTLHGMYKA; encoded by the exons ATGCACAAGTTTGACTTGAAGAATGGGAAAGTCACTTATTATCGCAG GTTTCTCAGAACAGATGCTTATGTACGAGCTATGACAGAGAAAAGGATTGTGATCACTGAATTTGGCACTACAGCCTACCCAGATCCCTGCAAAAACATCTTCTCCAG GTTTTTCACTTACTTCCAAGGCATTGAAGTAACTGACAACTGCCTAGTCAATGTGTACCCTATTGGTGAGGACTTCTATGCCTGCACAGAAACCAACTTTATTACCAAAGTCAATCCAGACACTCTGGAAACAGTAAAGAAG GTGGACTTGTGCAATTATCTCTCAATCAATGGTGCAACTGCACACCCACACATCGAACAAGATGGCACTGTGTACAACATTGGAAACTGTTTTGGAAAGAACATGTCATTGGCCTACAACATCATCAAAATCCCTCCAGCACAGAAAG GCAAATCTGATCCCATTGAGAAGTCCAAAGTTGTGGTGCAGTTCCCCAGCAGTGAGAGATTCAAGCCATCTTATGTTCACAG CTTTGGTAAGACAGAGAATTACTTTGTGTTCATCGAGACCCCAATAAAGATTAACCTCTTGAAATTCCTGAGTTTGTGGAGCATCATGGGGACAAATTACATGGACTGCTTTGAGACAAATGACAAGATGGGA ACATGGTTTCACTTGGCCACCAAACATCCTGGAGAATATATTGACTACAAATTCAGGACATCTACCTTCAGCGTCTTTCATCACATAAACTGCTATGAAGACCAGGGTTTCATAGTGGTGGACCTGTGCACCTGGAAAGG GTATGACTTTGTGTATAACTACTTGTACCTGGCAAACCTGAAGCAGAACTGGGAAGAGGTGAAGAAAGCTGCCATGAGAGCACCACAGCCAGAAGTACGAAGATATGTGCTTCCTCTGGATATCTACCGA GAAGAGCCAGGAAAGAACTTGATCTCGCTGTCATACACCACAGCCACCGCTGTCTTGCGCAGTGATGGGACTATCTGGCTTGAACCTGAGGTTCTATTCTCAGCACCACGGCAAG CTTTTGAGTTTCCTCAGATCAActacagtaaatacagtggGAAAGATTATACATTTGCTTATGGACTTGGACTAAACCACTTCATTCCTGATCGA ATTTGTAAGCTGAATGTGAAAAGCAAGGAAACCTGGGTTTGGGACAAACCGGACTCATATCCATCTGAGCCTCTGTTCGTGCAAAATCCAGATGCTCAAAATGAGGATGATG GTGTTCTCCTGACCATTGTGGTAAATCCAGGGGCTTCCAAGCATCCAGCCTACCTCCTAATACTCAACGCCAGAGATTTAACTGAAATAGCACGTGCTGAGGTTGATGTTATCATTCCAGTCACTTTGCATGGCATGTACAAAGCATAG
- the LOC108425053 gene encoding retinal Mueller cells isomerohydrolase isoform X4, producing the protein MVSCIEHPAGGYKRIFESCEELAEPIPAHVTGVIPAWLNGSLLRLGPGLFEIGDEPFYHLFDGQALMHKFDLKNGKVTYYRRFLRTDAYVRAMTEKRIVITEFGTTAYPDPCKNIFSRFFTYFQGIEVTDNCLVNVYPIGEDFYACTETNFITKVNPDTLETVKKVDLCNYLSINGATAHPHIEQDGTVYNIGNCFGKNMSLAYNIIKIPPAQKGKSDPIEKSKVVVQFPSSERFKPSYVHSFGKTENYFVFIETPIKINLLKFLSLWSIMGTNYMDCFETNDKMGTWFHLATKHPGEYIDYKFRTSTFSVFHHINCYEDQGFIVVDLCTWKGYDFVYNYLYLANLKQNWEEVKKAAMRAPQPEVRRYVLPLDIYREEPGKNLISLSYTTATAVLRSDGTIWLEPEVLFSAPRQDL; encoded by the exons ATGGTCAGCTG CATTGAGCATCCTGCTGGTGGCTATAAGAGGATCTTTGAGTCGTGTGAAGAGTTAGCTGAGCCCATCCCTGCCCATGTTACTG GTGTTATTCCAGCATGGCTGAATGGTAGTCTGCTTCGTCTGGGACCTGGGCTCTTTGAGATTGGAGATGAACCTTTTTACCATCTTTTTGATGGCCAGGCACTCATGCACAAGTTTGACTTGAAGAATGGGAAAGTCACTTATTATCGCAG GTTTCTCAGAACAGATGCTTATGTACGAGCTATGACAGAGAAAAGGATTGTGATCACTGAATTTGGCACTACAGCCTACCCAGATCCCTGCAAAAACATCTTCTCCAG GTTTTTCACTTACTTCCAAGGCATTGAAGTAACTGACAACTGCCTAGTCAATGTGTACCCTATTGGTGAGGACTTCTATGCCTGCACAGAAACCAACTTTATTACCAAAGTCAATCCAGACACTCTGGAAACAGTAAAGAAG GTGGACTTGTGCAATTATCTCTCAATCAATGGTGCAACTGCACACCCACACATCGAACAAGATGGCACTGTGTACAACATTGGAAACTGTTTTGGAAAGAACATGTCATTGGCCTACAACATCATCAAAATCCCTCCAGCACAGAAAG GCAAATCTGATCCCATTGAGAAGTCCAAAGTTGTGGTGCAGTTCCCCAGCAGTGAGAGATTCAAGCCATCTTATGTTCACAG CTTTGGTAAGACAGAGAATTACTTTGTGTTCATCGAGACCCCAATAAAGATTAACCTCTTGAAATTCCTGAGTTTGTGGAGCATCATGGGGACAAATTACATGGACTGCTTTGAGACAAATGACAAGATGGGA ACATGGTTTCACTTGGCCACCAAACATCCTGGAGAATATATTGACTACAAATTCAGGACATCTACCTTCAGCGTCTTTCATCACATAAACTGCTATGAAGACCAGGGTTTCATAGTGGTGGACCTGTGCACCTGGAAAGG GTATGACTTTGTGTATAACTACTTGTACCTGGCAAACCTGAAGCAGAACTGGGAAGAGGTGAAGAAAGCTGCCATGAGAGCACCACAGCCAGAAGTACGAAGATATGTGCTTCCTCTGGATATCTACCGA GAAGAGCCAGGAAAGAACTTGATCTCGCTGTCATACACCACAGCCACCGCTGTCTTGCGCAGTGATGGGACTATCTGGCTTGAACCTGAGGTTCTATTCTCAGCACCACGGCAAG ATTTGTAA